The sequence GGCGATGGAACTGGGGACGTCGCGGCGCGGCGTCTGGACGCCGGGAACCAGCGGGGCACGAACGGACATGCCCCCCACCTTACGACGACCCGCTCAGCCGATCCCGGCCAGGAACCGGTGGGCGGCCTGCACCGCCGGTTTCGACGAACCGGCTTCGGTCAGCAGCACGGCGAACGCCAGGTCGCCGCGGTAGCCGACGAACCAGCCGTGCGAGCGGGAGCCGTCGCCGAACTGGGCGGTGCCGGTCTTGCCCGCCACGTCGGGGATGTCCCGCAGGCCGGTGGCGGTGCCGCTGGTGACGACCTCGCGCATCATCCCGCGCAGCGCGTCGATGACTTCCTGGGACGGCGCGTCGCCGACGTTCTTCGTGCTCGCCGGCATCCCCTTCACCAGCGACGGCGTCGGCACCTTCCCGGCCTGCACGGTCGCCGCGACCAGGGCCATGCCGAACGGGCTGGTGACCACCGTGCCCTGGCCGAAGCCGTTTTCGGCGCGCTGGACGGCCGAGTCGCTGGCCGGGACGGCGCCGGTGACCGTGGTCAGGCCGGGGACCACGAAGTCGGCGCCGAGCCCGAACGAGCGGGCGGTATCGGTCAGCGCCGACGCCGGGAGGCCCGCCGCGAGCCGGGCGAAGGTCGTGTTGCAGGACCGCGCGAACGCCGTCTTCAGCGGGACCCGGCCCAGGTCGAAGCGGCCTTCGTTCGGCACCACCCGGTTTTCGACCGTCGTGGTGCCGGGGCAGTCGACCGGGCTGCCCGCGTCGACGTCGCCCGCCGACAGCGCGGCCGCCGCCGTCACGATCTTGAACGTCGACCCCGGCGGGTAGCGCCCGGCCAGGGCCAGTGAGCCTTCGTCGTCGGCGGCGCCGTTCTGCGCCACGGCGAGGATGTCGCCGCTCGACGGCTGGATCGCCACCAGCGCGGCCGGGTACTCCTCGGGCTCGAGGGCCTTCTCGGCTGCGGCCTGGAGCCGCGCGCTGAGCGTGCTGGTCACGGCGGGCGCGGGCCGCGGCGGCTCGGCCTTGAGCTCGGCCGCCTCGCCCCCGGTGACGTCCCGGGTGACGATCCGCCAGCCCGCCGCCCCGGCCAGCTGCTGCTCGACCAGCGCGCGGATGCCCGGCAGGACCTGCTGCCCGGACCCGCGGGTCACCGGCAGCAGCCGCTCCTGGCTGGCGAAGCGGACGCCCGGCAGGTCGTAGATCGCCGGCTTGACCCGCTGGTAGTCGCCGGCGCGCAGGCTGATCACCGGGTAGGCGTCGCCGGGCTTGGTCTTGCTCATCCCGTCCAGCACCGAGCGGCCGGTGACCGACGGCTCGTACCGGTGCAGCGCCTTGGCGAGGGTCCCGGCGACCGCGCTCGGGTCGCCGGCCTTCTGCGGGTCGACGACCACGCCGATCACGGTCTGCGGGCGCATCAGCGGCACGCCGTCGCGGTCGAGCACCGGCGCCGTCTCCGGCAGCTGGGGCAGCACGCCGAGGGTCTGGCCGACGGCCAGCTGCGGGTGC is a genomic window of Amycolatopsis lexingtonensis containing:
- a CDS encoding penicillin-binding transpeptidase domain-containing protein, which codes for MSARRRRGALAVLLLAAATTAGCSGDGPEDALSAFLDAVGSGDVAAAAANTDSPDAAKTVLAQVLGVLAPESLDVDDEEVKQPDGDVVTAGYRLTWHLPHGRSWSYRADAQLRAAENGWQVHWQPTVVHPQLAVGQTLGVLPQLPETAPVLDRDGVPLMRPQTVIGVVVDPQKAGDPSAVAGTLAKALHRYEPSVTGRSVLDGMSKTKPGDAYPVISLRAGDYQRVKPAIYDLPGVRFASQERLLPVTRGSGQQVLPGIRALVEQQLAGAAGWRIVTRDVTGGEAAELKAEPPRPAPAVTSTLSARLQAAAEKALEPEEYPAALVAIQPSSGDILAVAQNGAADDEGSLALAGRYPPGSTFKIVTAAAALSAGDVDAGSPVDCPGTTTVENRVVPNEGRFDLGRVPLKTAFARSCNTTFARLAAGLPASALTDTARSFGLGADFVVPGLTTVTGAVPASDSAVQRAENGFGQGTVVTSPFGMALVAATVQAGKVPTPSLVKGMPASTKNVGDAPSQEVIDALRGMMREVVTSGTATGLRDIPDVAGKTGTAQFGDGSRSHGWFVGYRGDLAFAVLLTEAGSSKPAVQAAHRFLAGIG